TTCATTATCTGCAACACGTTTGCTGTTTGGAGAACGGAGCGCAAGCGGACGAATCCGCTTTCGTGCGGAAAGGTCAACTCTGCTCCAATCCCGTTTTCCACCTCGTCCAGGAGCGCTTCAAATGCCCCTGGCAGCTTGTCACGGCTAAAGCGGTGCAGGCCCTCCGCTGAATAAAAGAGTCGCCTCTGAGCCTTGAAGTGCGCCCCGTGCGCGGGCGGGATATCGGGCAAGTCATCAATCTTCACCTGTGCATGCTCGGCATATATCCGCAGCAATTCGGTCACATACGTCGACTCGCTAGAAACCGGCTTTGGAGGCACTTCTGGGTCATTTTCTCGCGGAGCGAGAACTCCGAATCGCGCCCAATACGAAGCTGCATCTCTCTCATGGATTGACAGCAGTTCCATGGGTGGCAGACGCTTCACAACGTCAAACGGGAATACCTCAATGAACTTTTCAAGGTCGGCATCAAGGGGTTGCTTGAACTTCCCGAACTTGCCCTCCTTCTTTCGCCAGTCGTCGAGAAGTCGTTCTTTCAGTCGTACCGGATTCTTGAGCAGGTCGAAAAGCGTTGTGCCAACGTCCTTGCTTGCACATATGAAATATTTCGCGGGGCGCGTATAGTCTTCACGCCAGACGCACGTCACGAACTTTGCAAGCTCTGGAAAAAACTCGCTGGGCGTCAACGGACTATCATAGTGTTTTGCCTGATAGAGGTCCCAGGTACCCGCTTCCGGATATTCCTTCGAGTACCCACATACGTCACGACCTTTGTCTCCACTCCCGCCGAGAGCCACCACCTCAACATAGTCTCCCTCCTTCTGGAGTTGACGGACGCATTCCTCGATAAAGCCTTCCCACTCGCCCTCGTGCATCAACAGTAACCGTTGCTGTGGCGAAATGGCGGCAGGACCAGGATGGAAGACACTCGGATGGTTCATAACGAAAACCCGCAAACGATTTTAAAGCGCTGCCAGCGGGAACACTCAAGGCGGCATGTTGGCATTCGAAACATCACGTCGGCTATATCGACATGCAATGCGAGCGCCGGCGCGTGCAAGACCGCTGTTTAACGGCGCATTTCTCTAAACCTTGAGAAGCGATAGCGAACACGGCGGAAAACAAGACCGACTTGTCTTACCCAGTCAAGGATGCAGAAGGCACGCTCTCGCGCCGCGATAGGTCAAAAACCGATATGCCCGAGACGAAAGCTCGCCTCATGAGGTTACGCGCCACGCGCCGCCGATTCAAGGAGCATGAACCTGCGACTGACATTGGTCCGATACGGCGGGACAGTCCGAGTTTAATCAACTTGGTAGAACCAAAGCACATAGACCTGCCTAGTTTTTCGATAGTAGATGCGTTCGCTTCTCGGCAAGTTGGTTGTCAGCCTGTGTCCAGGCTGACGGAAACGAGTAACCGGCCAGTCGCTGCTAGCACCATGCCTCTATGGCGTCGTGATTGGCGGGGCGGCGGGCGACCCCCTCAAAAGCACCGGTCGGTAAATCAGCCTACCTCGCTGCGCAACGCCGAACTATCAACGCGTCGCGCAACGAAATCCACGTCTACGATAGATAGGCCTCTAATGCCAGAATTCCGGCACGGGCCGCAAATGTCGCTCGCCTTGCGTTGCATCTTAGCGAGAGCCACGACCTCTACCGGCCGCTTGCACATACTCCTCCTCGATGAGGCGTCGACACCCAGCAGACACCTGCAGGGCCGAAACGAGGTCCGCCTTATCGATATCGAACCGGGCCCCAAGCGCTCCTGCAAGCTTGAATCCAGCCTCGAGGCTCACCTGCCGGATTGCTTCACTGTAGGTACGGCCAATGACGTAGCCAATCCTGTACTCCGGAACCCTCGATTCGATTTCATGGAGCGGTGCGTCCTCAACGGCCTCCGCCCCATGTTCGAAGCCAAGCGCGAACGGGCTGCGCTGACAAGACCTGTTCTCTTTTTCCATTTCAGACTACCACTATCGCGCCGTTTTCTTTCTGTTGCTCGATATAGGCTGCCGCTTGCGTGAACAGGTTCAGAAGTTCCCTCGACGTGCGTCCCTTAACCGCAAACTCGAATAGCTGTTCGTGGAAAGCACGCTTGATGGCCTGGGTTTCTGCATGTTGACGGACATTTTCGCCTTGCAGGTTCCAGTCCTGATTTGAAAAAAACATCTGACCGTAGACCTGTTCGATGAGTTCTTCCGCATGGATGGGGAACATCAGGCCATCGCCGCTGTCCAGTGTCGAAAATGCCGGGTATCTTGAGCTGCTTTTATTATGCTCGGCGGGAATCTCCTTGAGCGTCTGAACCGGGCGAAGTTGTGATTTTCCGCCCCAATGACCCTTGACGTAAAAGACGCTTACCGTCGCCATGGCGAAAATAAACAGATTCTCAGGGTTCCCGTGAATCCGCTCTGCCAGCTCTGGTCCACCGTTTCCTCCCCGGTTTGCCTTATACCGCTTTTGCACTGACTCAGTCAGTTGCACCGCCCTGTCGATGTCCTGGGGCGTCATCACCCGCGTGAAGACGTCGTCCTGTTCACGTAGCCATCCCTTCGCACCAAACCATCGTGACAGCAGCTCCGCAAGCCCCGTCCACTTCGTTCCTCGCGTCGGTACTTCGTCAGGCACCGTCGTGATGCCGCAGCCATTAAGTCTGCTGAGAAACTGCGCGGCCACTGTGGCCGCCTCTTCGCCAATGGTGTCTTTCGCGCAAGTCTCCCAGAGTGCGCGGTTCACCGACAGATTCACAGCAATCCGTGCCCGTAGACTATCTGGAGCTTTGCCTGCCAGGCTGGCATCCTTGCACCAAGCGTCGACGTTTTGCTTCATGAACTGAAGCGCATCACGAGAGCACCGTTTGTCTTCCTCAGCAGGCAACGCCACGCCTACAGGCAATCCCAGGGCTTTGTGGCGTCGCCCAGCAAAAAGGGTAATCTGCTGGCCGAGCAGATTATCTAACCCGATGATGGTCTCCATGAACGCGATATCGTCACCAAAGGGCAGATTCTGCGCAACTTTGGACCTGAACTGCTCGGCAGGCTTCCATTCGGTCATCGCCGCGTAAGGGCCACCCGGTTCGTGAAGTACACTCGACAGATTCTTGCGCGCGGTCACCCACAGGTCCGCAACCTCTTTGTCCTTGCCGGTTAGCAAGGGCGAGAGATACCGCATTGACGCGAAGTTGCGGGGCGTGATGCGGCGCTCGCCGGTCGGCCCAATGTCCCATGCATCAACAGGCAGCTTCGCGAGGAGCAGCGCATTCCATTTGTGTGCCAGCGCATTCGACGCCTGCTGAAGAAGTCCGACCAGAGAGTGGACCTCGTTCAGATACCCGTCGTGCAGAATCTCGGATGCCGCACACTCCCCTACCGAGAGGATGTCCGCAAGATTTTCTCGCGCCCGGCGGAACTCTTCGTCCGTGTAGTTTTTCACTTCTTTGGCCGTCGCGCTCTCTACTCTCAGGTTGAATTTTTGCCGACCGGCGTGCTGCCGGCCAGCGTCCGACTTCTTATTTAGT
Above is a window of Paraburkholderia sprentiae WSM5005 DNA encoding:
- a CDS encoding ABC-three component system protein encodes the protein MNHPSVFHPGPAAISPQQRLLLMHEGEWEGFIEECVRQLQKEGDYVEVVALGGSGDKGRDVCGYSKEYPEAGTWDLYQAKHYDSPLTPSEFFPELAKFVTCVWREDYTRPAKYFICASKDVGTTLFDLLKNPVRLKERLLDDWRKKEGKFGKFKQPLDADLEKFIEVFPFDVVKRLPPMELLSIHERDAASYWARFGVLAPRENDPEVPPKPVSSESTYVTELLRIYAEHAQVKIDDLPDIPPAHGAHFKAQRRLFYSAEGLHRFSRDKLPGAFEALLDEVENGIGAELTFPHESGFVRLRSVLQTANVLQIMNNPLRARLRSGDLQGSCHHLANQGRAQWVESDEADGESV